The Acinetobacter pittii genome contains a region encoding:
- the pepA gene encoding leucyl aminopeptidase codes for MKFTTYTTFPEQTSNESLWVLVDSEQLQSNINTYQINNLESVLTATQFKGNFNETLPLFGQISNQPHSQLLGLGKTAELQAVKLAKLAQTIIKSTQNKFKHIAIDIAALPVEYHYLFALSLTQAAYGYDEFKSKKNEFVLQQVDLISSTTSLDEKQLALVHAVQSGQSYARDLGNRPGNICFPEYLAEQALALAAEFPDLLKVTVLNEQQMADLGMYAFLAVSKGSERPGRIVTLEYQAGIDQAPVVLVGKGVTFDTGGISLKPGLGMDEMKFDMCGAASVLGTIRALCEAKLPIHVVGAIAAAENMPSGKATRPGDIVTTMSGQTVEILNTDAEGRLVLCDTLTYIKRFNPAVVVDIATLTGACVVALGKVLSGLFSPDDALAAELQQAGEQSFDRVWRMPVIEDYQELLDSPFADIANIGGPYGGAITAACFLERFTREYRWAHLDVAGTAWLSGPAKGATGRPVPLLMQFLANRVNTNG; via the coding sequence ATGAAATTTACAACTTATACAACTTTTCCCGAACAGACATCTAATGAATCTTTGTGGGTTTTAGTTGATTCAGAACAGCTACAAAGCAACATCAACACATATCAAATCAATAACCTAGAAAGCGTTCTTACTGCCACCCAATTCAAAGGCAACTTCAATGAAACTCTGCCTTTATTCGGTCAGATTTCAAATCAACCTCACAGCCAATTACTTGGCCTAGGAAAAACAGCCGAACTTCAGGCGGTTAAGCTCGCTAAACTTGCCCAAACCATTATCAAATCGACACAAAATAAATTTAAGCATATCGCGATTGATATTGCTGCGTTACCTGTCGAATACCATTATTTATTCGCTTTAAGCTTAACTCAAGCAGCTTATGGTTATGATGAGTTTAAATCGAAAAAAAATGAATTTGTGTTACAACAGGTTGATTTAATTAGTTCAACGACGAGCCTCGATGAAAAACAACTGGCTTTAGTGCATGCCGTACAGTCTGGTCAGTCGTATGCACGAGACCTTGGAAACCGTCCAGGTAACATTTGTTTCCCTGAATATTTGGCAGAACAGGCATTAGCTTTAGCTGCAGAATTCCCTGACTTACTTAAAGTAACTGTCTTAAATGAACAGCAAATGGCTGATTTAGGCATGTATGCTTTTCTTGCAGTCAGCAAAGGATCTGAACGTCCGGGTCGTATTGTAACACTCGAATACCAAGCTGGAATCGATCAAGCGCCTGTTGTGCTTGTTGGTAAAGGCGTTACTTTTGATACAGGCGGTATTTCTTTAAAACCAGGCCTAGGCATGGATGAAATGAAGTTCGATATGTGCGGTGCAGCCTCTGTACTAGGTACTATTCGTGCGCTATGCGAAGCAAAACTCCCTATTCATGTCGTTGGAGCGATTGCAGCTGCAGAAAACATGCCTTCAGGTAAAGCAACTCGCCCAGGCGATATTGTGACAACCATGAGCGGACAAACTGTTGAAATTTTAAATACCGATGCGGAAGGTCGTTTGGTACTGTGCGACACATTGACCTATATCAAACGTTTCAATCCAGCAGTTGTGGTTGATATCGCAACATTAACTGGTGCATGCGTAGTTGCTTTAGGTAAAGTACTGAGTGGTTTGTTCTCACCAGATGATGCTTTAGCAGCTGAACTTCAACAAGCGGGTGAGCAATCATTTGACCGTGTATGGCGTATGCCAGTAATTGAGGATTATCAAGAATTACTTGATTCACCATTTGCGGATATTGCAAACATCGGCGGTCCATACGGCGGTGCGATTACGGCAGCATGTTTCCTTGAACGCTTTACACGTGAATACCGTTGGGCTCATTTAGATGTAGCAGGAACAGCATGGTTATCCGGTCCGGCTAAAGGCGCAACAGGTCGTCCAGTACCATTACTCATGCAATTTTTAGCGAATCGTGTAAATACGAATGGCTAA
- the holC gene encoding DNA polymerase III subunit chi → MAKVSFYLFETSEERQVDSACRLCRKILQKHPKIWWYCPDVQLQQTLDERLWDFDPVSFIPHGVDQTEAAVCISAKQPLEQGLLVFNFNNHALEQVDHFSHIIEIVENNETAKQIGREKFKMYRRLGIEPRTFKL, encoded by the coding sequence ATGGCTAAAGTTAGTTTTTATCTGTTTGAAACCAGTGAAGAACGGCAAGTCGATAGTGCTTGCCGTTTATGCCGAAAGATTTTACAGAAGCATCCTAAAATCTGGTGGTATTGCCCAGATGTGCAGCTACAACAAACTCTTGATGAAAGATTATGGGATTTCGACCCTGTCAGTTTCATTCCACATGGAGTTGACCAAACTGAAGCTGCTGTATGTATTTCGGCTAAACAACCGCTTGAACAAGGCTTATTAGTATTTAATTTTAACAATCATGCACTTGAACAAGTTGATCATTTTAGCCACATTATAGAAATTGTTGAAAATAATGAAACAGCCAAGCAAATTGGTCGAGAAAAATTTAAAATGTATCGCCGTTTGGGTATAGAACCGCGAACCTTTAAATTATAA
- the lptF gene encoding LPS export ABC transporter permease LptF — protein sequence MIIRRYLVKQVVSTSLVVISLLTLIMMGGRLIKYFGVAAQGRLDASILFSIIGYRLPEFLTLILPLGFFIGLMLVFGRLYVDHEMAVLNGSGVSRHQLARLLIPMTLVYMVFQSVLMLWMTPWGLREFEKLTTTQAVRTGFDLVRPREFISSGPYTIYAGSLSEDRKNLKDIFFYQRAAKEDKPDVMILAKEATRVEVANDTANVVDLVQGRRYEIFPGQPKYTQAEFQSYRLRLENDKDVKFESGDVEALSTTKLFSKTNDPVIRSELGWRLFGPFTIVIALMLSVALSEVSPRQGRYYRLIPAIFIFSSLIVLMIAIKTRISKEELDIWAYPAVLVVYGVAAALFSRKQKLGPKIKKQIKRVKL from the coding sequence TTGATTATTCGGCGTTATCTCGTCAAGCAAGTTGTCTCTACCTCATTGGTGGTCATTTCTTTACTGACCTTAATCATGATGGGTGGTCGTCTGATCAAATACTTTGGTGTGGCGGCGCAGGGGCGTTTAGATGCCAGCATCTTGTTCAGCATCATTGGATATCGTTTACCTGAATTTCTAACACTCATTTTACCATTGGGTTTTTTCATTGGTTTAATGTTGGTATTTGGTCGTTTATATGTTGACCATGAAATGGCAGTACTGAATGGTAGTGGTGTAAGTCGTCATCAATTAGCACGATTACTCATTCCAATGACACTTGTTTATATGGTGTTTCAGTCTGTGCTTATGCTCTGGATGACGCCGTGGGGACTACGTGAGTTTGAAAAACTGACAACTACACAAGCTGTTCGGACAGGTTTCGATTTGGTTCGACCAAGAGAGTTTATTTCCTCTGGGCCATATACGATCTATGCAGGTTCATTGTCAGAAGACCGAAAGAATTTGAAGGATATTTTCTTTTATCAGCGCGCTGCTAAAGAAGATAAGCCAGATGTTATGATTTTGGCAAAAGAAGCGACTCGTGTAGAAGTTGCAAATGACACCGCCAATGTCGTTGATCTGGTACAAGGTCGTCGCTATGAAATATTCCCGGGACAACCAAAATATACACAAGCAGAGTTTCAGTCTTATCGTCTACGTTTAGAAAATGACAAAGATGTTAAATTTGAGAGTGGCGATGTAGAAGCACTATCAACAACAAAACTCTTTTCAAAAACAAATGATCCAGTCATCAGAAGTGAGTTGGGATGGCGTTTATTTGGGCCATTCACCATTGTTATTGCGTTAATGCTGTCAGTGGCATTGTCTGAGGTGAGCCCACGACAAGGCCGTTATTACCGTCTTATTCCGGCGATTTTTATTTTTTCCAGTCTGATCGTATTAATGATTGCAATCAAGACTCGTATTAGTAAAGAAGAACTCGATATTTGGGCTTATCCTGCCGTGTTAGTTGTGTATGGCGTTGCTGCTGCCTTATTCTCACGTAAGCAGAAGTTAGGACCAAAAATCAAGAAACAGATCAAGCGAGTGAAATTATAA
- the ribD gene encoding bifunctional diaminohydroxyphosphoribosylaminopyrimidine deaminase/5-amino-6-(5-phosphoribosylamino)uracil reductase RibD, with translation MSELKQDQYWMQQAIELAKRGLYSTKPNPNVGCVIVKDDHLIGEGFHPKAGQPHAEVFALREAGEHAQGATAYVTLEPCAHYGRTPPCAEALVKAQVKKVVVACPDPNPLVAGKGVQILKNAGIEVEVGICEDLASKLNQGFLKAMSTGMPYVRLKVASSLDGRTAMASGESKWITGSAARQDVQHWRAISGAVITGIETVIADNCQLNVRLLNNFDIEMVAQPKRVVLDRQGRLPLNANILENPETVMVMGPYRQELADLGVIQLEIQPLKMLLQTLSKQHQIYDVLVEAGATLSTAFLQEGLVDELISYIAPTLLGKSARAMFNAEFEYMAEQLRFTLLDVTQIDQDIRLRLIPTQEKV, from the coding sequence ATGTCTGAGTTGAAACAAGATCAGTATTGGATGCAGCAAGCCATTGAACTTGCCAAACGAGGACTATATTCGACCAAGCCTAATCCAAATGTTGGTTGTGTGATTGTCAAAGATGATCATTTAATTGGTGAAGGCTTTCATCCTAAAGCGGGTCAGCCACATGCAGAGGTTTTTGCCTTACGCGAAGCGGGTGAACATGCACAAGGTGCAACGGCTTACGTTACGCTTGAACCATGTGCGCATTATGGTAGAACCCCTCCTTGTGCCGAAGCATTGGTGAAAGCTCAAGTTAAAAAAGTAGTGGTTGCTTGTCCTGATCCAAATCCATTGGTGGCGGGTAAGGGTGTTCAGATTTTGAAAAATGCCGGAATTGAAGTAGAAGTTGGCATTTGTGAAGATTTAGCATCAAAACTTAATCAAGGTTTTTTAAAGGCAATGTCTACAGGCATGCCTTATGTACGTTTAAAGGTAGCCTCAAGTTTAGATGGGCGTACTGCAATGGCATCAGGTGAGTCGAAGTGGATTACTGGTTCGGCTGCGCGCCAAGATGTACAACATTGGCGTGCCATTTCTGGAGCAGTGATTACAGGTATTGAAACTGTGATTGCAGATAATTGTCAGCTTAACGTGCGTTTACTCAATAATTTTGATATCGAGATGGTTGCTCAGCCAAAACGTGTTGTTTTAGATCGCCAAGGACGTTTGCCACTTAACGCTAATATCTTAGAGAATCCTGAAACTGTGATGGTGATGGGGCCGTATCGTCAAGAACTTGCTGATTTAGGCGTGATACAATTAGAAATTCAGCCTTTAAAAATGCTGTTACAGACCCTATCTAAGCAACATCAAATTTATGATGTGCTGGTTGAAGCTGGCGCAACATTGTCTACTGCTTTTTTGCAAGAAGGTTTAGTGGATGAATTAATCAGTTATATTGCCCCGACATTATTAGGGAAAAGTGCAAGGGCCATGTTCAATGCAGAATTTGAATATATGGCAGAGCAACTTCGTTTTACACTTCTTGATGTGACACAAATTGATCAAGATATACGCTTAAGGTTAATCCCTACGCAAGAGAAAGTATGA
- the lptG gene encoding LPS export ABC transporter permease LptG, with protein MLARRIVAKYVTKTTALAMFGTTVVLSILQVLFTYLGELGELKPDYNAWQALFYVLWGAPRYLYEILPISALIGAVIGLGSLATSSELIVMRSVGVSLWRIVGWVMRSALLLIILSFALSEWVIPYTNEKAQSVKSHRSVAALGEVKGYWSREGQRFIYIDYANSQGNLRDIQVVDFDQNYYLQSLINAQQGQFIKNGQWALKKAEQMDILAAGNAIKTDHEEQSLALALQPKYVHMVTLDPEDLSPSQLISFMRYMDEYSQVPKTYQLAFWQKVASPFSLIALVLVACSFIFGPLRQQSMGFRLVIALFIGLSFYYLQDFLGYASLVYSPSPAWFVLVPILLMFGAGSYLLYRAR; from the coding sequence ATGTTAGCACGTCGAATAGTCGCCAAATATGTGACGAAAACCACTGCGCTTGCGATGTTTGGCACCACAGTTGTTTTGTCCATTCTTCAGGTCTTATTTACATATCTTGGCGAGTTGGGTGAGCTCAAACCAGACTATAACGCATGGCAAGCTCTCTTTTATGTTTTGTGGGGAGCTCCTCGCTATCTCTATGAAATTTTACCTATCTCTGCCTTGATTGGTGCTGTGATTGGTCTGGGCTCATTGGCAACGAGTAGTGAGCTCATTGTTATGCGTTCAGTCGGTGTTAGCTTATGGCGTATTGTTGGTTGGGTTATGCGCTCAGCTTTACTACTTATTATTTTGTCATTTGCTTTAAGTGAGTGGGTTATTCCTTATACCAATGAAAAAGCACAAAGTGTTAAAAGCCATCGTTCAGTAGCTGCTTTAGGTGAAGTTAAAGGCTATTGGTCACGTGAAGGGCAGCGATTTATCTATATCGACTATGCTAACTCTCAAGGTAATTTAAGAGACATTCAAGTGGTCGACTTTGACCAGAACTATTACTTACAATCATTAATTAATGCTCAGCAAGGACAGTTTATTAAAAATGGTCAATGGGCTTTGAAAAAAGCTGAACAAATGGACATTTTGGCGGCAGGCAATGCCATCAAAACTGACCATGAAGAACAATCGCTTGCTTTAGCATTACAGCCTAAATATGTGCATATGGTGACTTTAGATCCTGAAGATTTATCACCAAGCCAACTGATTAGCTTTATGCGTTATATGGATGAATATAGTCAGGTACCAAAGACGTACCAATTGGCATTCTGGCAAAAAGTTGCTTCGCCATTTTCACTCATCGCATTAGTTCTCGTGGCGTGTTCTTTTATTTTTGGACCGTTACGCCAACAATCAATGGGTTTCCGTTTGGTGATCGCATTGTTTATTGGTTTGAGTTTCTATTATTTGCAGGATTTCTTGGGCTATGCGAGTTTGGTTTATTCTCCATCTCCAGCATGGTTCGTACTTGTACCTATCTTGCTAATGTTTGGTGCCGGAAGTTATTTGCTTTACCGCGCTCGCTAG
- a CDS encoding DNA adenine methylase, giving the protein MNSEPSVYHKRRHAARTTDEYLFHQLVPYLGNKRRLLHLILEALEITGTLNSKKKNPPIFADFFAGSGVVSRLARQNGYRVIANDWEPYSHALNHAILACVDAPAFKELGGYQKAIDYLNRLPEVKGWVTHNLCPRNDDVYDPTRDRLFFKRRNGMRIDAIRQQIATWQAQGAINDVEMSALLAPLLYSASFVSNTSGVFKSFHQGWGGRTQTALERIESLLWLTPSRFCEIGDRKRPAAEMWCVDSQHLANQMSGFEVDVAYLDPPYNQHAYSSNYHVLNALTLWDQVDLPSPDTKGYKSGIDRAWRKERPSPYNSSKHAKDAYEKLLSTINARYILTSYSTDGNIEPKDLLMANLERGKVTLLTQDVPRYRVSKQRQSERARVLEFIVITDTHAKSGPPLRQLLGQLYHFAELGGVDTSGNSTQLALW; this is encoded by the coding sequence ATGAATTCAGAGCCTTCGGTTTATCACAAACGTCGTCATGCAGCCCGTACGACAGACGAATATCTTTTCCATCAGCTTGTGCCGTACTTGGGTAACAAGCGCCGATTGCTCCATCTAATTTTAGAAGCCCTTGAAATTACAGGGACACTAAATAGCAAGAAAAAGAATCCACCGATTTTTGCCGATTTCTTTGCCGGCAGTGGCGTCGTATCTCGTTTGGCACGTCAAAATGGTTACCGTGTGATTGCGAATGACTGGGAACCTTATAGTCATGCTTTAAATCATGCGATTTTAGCCTGTGTAGATGCGCCTGCTTTTAAAGAACTGGGTGGCTATCAAAAGGCAATCGACTATTTAAATCGTTTACCTGAAGTTAAAGGTTGGGTAACGCATAACCTTTGTCCACGTAACGATGATGTATATGATCCAACCCGTGACCGTTTATTCTTTAAACGCCGTAACGGTATGCGTATTGATGCAATTCGTCAGCAGATTGCCACATGGCAGGCACAAGGTGCAATTAATGATGTAGAGATGAGTGCTTTGCTTGCGCCATTGCTCTATTCAGCTAGTTTTGTCAGTAACACCAGTGGCGTATTTAAAAGTTTCCACCAAGGGTGGGGCGGACGTACTCAAACTGCGCTAGAACGAATTGAGTCATTACTTTGGTTAACACCGAGCCGTTTTTGTGAGATTGGTGATCGCAAACGTCCGGCTGCTGAAATGTGGTGTGTAGATTCACAACATCTAGCAAATCAAATGAGTGGTTTTGAAGTTGATGTTGCCTATCTTGATCCACCATATAACCAGCATGCATATAGTAGTAATTACCACGTTTTAAATGCATTAACTTTATGGGATCAGGTTGATTTACCATCACCAGATACTAAAGGTTATAAGAGTGGTATTGATAGAGCATGGCGTAAAGAGCGTCCAAGTCCATATAACTCTTCTAAACATGCAAAAGATGCATATGAGAAATTACTCTCAACGATCAATGCGCGCTATATTCTGACCAGTTATTCAACTGATGGTAATATCGAACCGAAAGATTTGCTTATGGCCAATCTGGAACGGGGCAAAGTAACCTTGTTAACACAAGATGTTCCGCGCTATCGAGTGAGTAAACAACGACAGTCTGAACGTGCACGCGTGCTTGAGTTTATTGTGATTACTGATACTCATGCTAAGTCAGGACCACCATTACGTCAGTTATTAGGCCAGCTTTACCACTTCGCCGAGCTAGGTGGTGTAGATACTTCAGGTAACAGTACGCAGCTCGCACTTTGGTAA
- the nrdR gene encoding transcriptional regulator NrdR, producing MHCPFCNAADSKVIDSRLAAEGCQIRRRRECVSCGERFTTFESYEVVMPRVIKSNGKNEPFDEAKLRRSLMHALQKRPVTQEQIETVLSDIQLQIRRLGERDVKSRTIGEIVMQSLFALDHVAYVRFASVYQDFQDVEAFRRQIEQMQQREH from the coding sequence ATGCATTGTCCATTTTGCAACGCCGCAGATAGTAAAGTCATCGATTCACGTTTAGCCGCCGAAGGCTGTCAGATTCGTCGACGTCGTGAGTGTGTAAGTTGCGGTGAACGTTTTACCACTTTTGAAAGCTATGAAGTGGTAATGCCCCGTGTGATCAAATCGAATGGAAAAAATGAACCTTTCGATGAGGCCAAATTGCGTCGTTCGTTAATGCATGCTTTGCAAAAACGTCCGGTCACACAAGAGCAGATCGAAACAGTTTTAAGTGATATTCAGTTGCAGATTCGCCGTTTAGGTGAGCGTGATGTGAAATCTAGAACAATTGGCGAAATCGTCATGCAATCTTTATTTGCACTTGATCATGTTGCTTATGTCCGATTTGCTTCTGTCTATCAAGATTTTCAGGATGTTGAAGCATTTCGCCGTCAAATAGAGCAAATGCAGCAACGTGAACACTAA
- the ribC gene encoding riboflavin synthase: protein MFTGIIESLGKVESLQSVGGDVRLRIQTDLDMSDVHLGDSIATNGICLTVIEWGDNWYAADVSRESLNRTTLGNWKVGQRVNVEKAMLPTTRFGGHIVSGHVDGVGEITVVREDARSIYYEVTAPAELAKYLAEKGSVTVDGISLTINHLRGNILSLNLIPHTAERTNIGTWQVGSKVNLEVDVLARYIERLLLGDKAAEQKTESNISMAFLAENGFLK from the coding sequence ATGTTTACAGGCATCATTGAAAGTTTAGGTAAAGTTGAAAGCCTGCAAAGTGTAGGTGGTGATGTACGTCTACGTATTCAGACTGATCTGGATATGTCTGATGTACATTTGGGCGACTCGATTGCAACCAATGGTATTTGTCTCACAGTGATTGAATGGGGCGATAACTGGTACGCAGCAGATGTTTCCCGTGAAAGTTTAAATCGAACGACTTTAGGTAACTGGAAAGTTGGGCAACGTGTCAATGTTGAAAAGGCAATGTTACCGACAACGCGCTTTGGCGGGCACATTGTAAGTGGTCACGTTGATGGCGTAGGTGAAATTACTGTAGTACGTGAAGACGCTCGTTCAATCTATTATGAAGTTACAGCACCGGCAGAACTTGCTAAATATTTGGCGGAAAAAGGTTCTGTAACTGTTGACGGAATCAGCTTAACGATTAATCACTTACGTGGAAATATTTTAAGCTTGAATTTGATTCCACACACTGCAGAACGTACCAATATTGGAACGTGGCAAGTAGGCAGTAAGGTCAATCTTGAAGTTGATGTGTTGGCGCGTTATATCGAGCGTTTATTGCTAGGTGATAAAGCAGCTGAGCAAAAAACCGAGTCAAATATTAGTATGGCTTTTTTAGCTGAAAATGGTTTTTTAAAATAA
- the amtB gene encoding ammonium transporter, with amino-acid sequence MKKILMALSLSGALLGGTASWAEEAVTTPTSEVAAASTSQATATVAEAPVAETPAAPAPTPTLDTGDTSWILVSTALVLLMTIPGLALFYGGMVRKKNVLSTMMFSLSAAILVSLLWVIAGYSIAFSGTGAFFGDLSKAMLNGVAFDALSGTIPESLFVIFQMTFAIITVAILSGSIADRMKYSAFMVFIAVWVLVVYAPITHWVWAADGWLFKAGALDFAGGTVVHINSGVAGLVAAYMLGKRIGLGRESMAPHNLTLTVVGASLLWVGWFGFNGGSALGAGARASMAILVTQVAAAAAAFSWLVVERMIRGKASVLGGASGAVAGLVVITPAAGFVGVGGALVMGLIGGVVCFWGITALKRLLKADDALDAFGLHAVGGIVGAILTGVFYSDEIIKAANVALAPTFTGQLWVQVEGVLATMVYSGIATFIILKVIDLVIGIRVNADDERMGLDLSQHGERIE; translated from the coding sequence ATGAAAAAAATACTTATGGCGCTCAGTCTATCAGGCGCTCTTTTGGGTGGTACTGCCTCTTGGGCAGAAGAAGCTGTAACAACGCCAACATCGGAAGTTGCGGCTGCATCAACATCACAAGCTACCGCAACCGTGGCAGAAGCACCAGTTGCTGAAACTCCGGCAGCTCCAGCACCGACACCCACTCTTGATACGGGTGACACCTCTTGGATTCTAGTTTCAACAGCATTAGTTTTATTAATGACCATTCCGGGATTAGCATTATTCTACGGCGGTATGGTACGTAAAAAAAATGTCCTAAGTACAATGATGTTCAGCCTTTCAGCTGCAATCTTAGTAAGTTTGCTGTGGGTGATTGCTGGGTATTCAATCGCGTTCTCTGGCACAGGTGCATTTTTTGGTGATTTGTCTAAAGCAATGCTCAACGGAGTGGCATTTGATGCATTGAGTGGAACAATTCCTGAAAGCCTCTTTGTTATTTTCCAAATGACTTTTGCCATTATTACAGTTGCGATCCTTAGCGGTTCTATTGCAGACCGCATGAAGTATTCAGCTTTCATGGTGTTTATTGCAGTTTGGGTGCTCGTTGTTTACGCACCAATTACCCACTGGGTGTGGGCTGCAGATGGCTGGTTATTTAAAGCAGGCGCATTAGATTTTGCTGGTGGTACAGTTGTACATATCAACTCAGGTGTTGCAGGTCTAGTTGCTGCTTACATGCTTGGAAAACGTATTGGCCTTGGCCGTGAATCTATGGCTCCGCATAACCTGACTTTAACTGTAGTGGGTGCAAGCTTACTTTGGGTGGGTTGGTTCGGCTTTAACGGTGGTAGTGCTCTAGGCGCTGGTGCTCGTGCAAGTATGGCAATTTTAGTGACTCAAGTTGCTGCCGCTGCTGCTGCATTCTCTTGGTTAGTTGTTGAACGTATGATCCGTGGTAAAGCATCTGTATTAGGTGGTGCTTCTGGTGCGGTAGCTGGTTTAGTTGTGATTACACCAGCAGCAGGTTTTGTTGGGGTGGGCGGTGCTTTAGTCATGGGCCTTATTGGTGGCGTAGTGTGCTTCTGGGGTATTACAGCTCTTAAACGCTTACTTAAAGCCGATGATGCTTTGGATGCATTTGGTTTGCATGCGGTAGGTGGTATTGTCGGTGCGATTTTAACTGGCGTATTCTACAGTGACGAAATTATTAAAGCAGCGAACGTTGCATTAGCTCCAACATTCACTGGCCAATTATGGGTACAAGTTGAAGGCGTATTGGCAACCATGGTTTACAGTGGTATCGCGACTTTCATTATTCTTAAAGTGATTGATCTTGTGATTGGTATTCGTGTTAATGCTGATGATGAACGCATGGGTCTGGATTTAAGCCAACATGGCGAACGTATCGAATAA
- the gpmI gene encoding 2,3-bisphosphoglycerate-independent phosphoglycerate mutase — protein sequence MTDATAGKIPHVLVIMDGVGHREAIEDNAFLAAKTPNLAAMKAKHPNSLISGSGEDVGLPDGQMGNSEVGHMNLGAGRVLYQDFTRITKDIRTGDFFKHEVLIDAVEKAKAAGGAVHIMGLLSEGGVHSHEDHIVAMCELALKRGAKVYLHAFLDGRDTPPRSAQPSLEKLDALFAQYPGQGRIATMIGRYFAMDRDNRWDRVEQAYRLLTEGEALRTAQTAVEGLELAYAANENDEFVKATRIGDIAKVQDGDSVVFMNFRADRAREITRAFVEKDFAGFERKVVPNLSKFVMLTRYQASIDAPVAYMPEALKNSLGEYLSSLGKTQLRIAETEKYAHVTFFFSGGREDEYPGEKRILIPSPNVATYDLKPEMSAYEVTDELVKAINSGEYDLLVVNYANGDMVGHTGVFDAAVKAVEAVDTCLGRVYEAVMAKKGHMLITADHGNVEQMQDYESGQVHTQHTTELVPFIYVGPTQATIAEGGVLADVAPTILNLMQIPVPAEMQGRNLITLSA from the coding sequence ATGACGGATGCAACTGCTGGCAAGATCCCTCACGTTCTGGTCATTATGGATGGTGTTGGACACCGTGAAGCGATTGAAGATAATGCTTTTCTTGCAGCAAAAACACCAAATTTGGCGGCAATGAAAGCCAAGCATCCGAATAGTCTAATTTCTGGTTCAGGTGAAGATGTTGGATTGCCTGATGGTCAAATGGGGAATTCTGAAGTCGGCCATATGAATCTTGGCGCTGGCCGTGTGTTATATCAAGACTTTACCCGTATTACTAAAGATATCCGTACTGGTGACTTTTTTAAACATGAAGTGTTGATCGACGCTGTTGAAAAAGCCAAAGCTGCTGGCGGTGCTGTCCATATCATGGGGCTACTTTCAGAAGGTGGCGTCCATTCACATGAAGATCATATTGTGGCGATGTGTGAACTTGCATTAAAACGCGGTGCAAAAGTTTATTTACACGCTTTCCTTGATGGTCGTGATACACCTCCACGCAGTGCTCAGCCGTCTTTAGAAAAATTAGATGCATTATTCGCTCAATATCCGGGCCAAGGCCGTATCGCAACCATGATTGGTCGCTACTTTGCAATGGACCGTGACAACCGTTGGGATCGTGTTGAGCAAGCTTATCGCTTGTTAACTGAAGGTGAGGCACTTCGTACTGCGCAAACAGCAGTGGAAGGATTAGAGTTAGCTTATGCAGCTAATGAAAATGATGAGTTTGTAAAAGCGACTCGTATTGGTGATATCGCTAAAGTTCAAGATGGCGATAGTGTTGTATTTATGAATTTCCGTGCTGACCGAGCTCGTGAAATTACTCGCGCATTTGTAGAGAAAGACTTTGCTGGTTTTGAACGCAAAGTTGTACCTAATCTTTCTAAATTTGTGATGTTAACGCGTTATCAGGCGAGCATTGATGCACCAGTTGCCTACATGCCAGAAGCGCTCAAAAACTCATTAGGTGAGTATTTATCTTCTTTAGGTAAAACCCAGTTACGTATTGCCGAAACTGAAAAGTATGCGCATGTAACATTCTTCTTTAGTGGTGGCCGTGAAGATGAATATCCGGGTGAAAAACGTATTTTAATTCCATCTCCAAATGTTGCGACATATGACCTTAAGCCAGAAATGAGTGCTTATGAAGTCACTGATGAGTTGGTTAAAGCGATTAATTCGGGTGAGTACGACTTATTAGTTGTGAACTACGCAAATGGTGATATGGTCGGTCATACGGGTGTGTTTGATGCGGCGGTTAAAGCAGTTGAAGCGGTTGATACTTGTTTAGGTCGTGTCTATGAAGCAGTTATGGCGAAAAAAGGTCATATGCTCATTACTGCTGACCATGGTAACGTTGAACAAATGCAAGACTACGAAAGTGGGCAAGTGCATACTCAGCATACAACCGAGCTTGTGCCGTTTATCTATGTTGGCCCAACACAAGCAACAATTGCAGAAGGTGGTGTGCTTGCAGACGTAGCACCGACAATTCTCAATTTAATGCAGATTCCTGTTCCTGCCGAAATGCAAGGGCGTAATCTGATTACACTATCTGCATAA